In one window of Onychomys torridus chromosome 7, mOncTor1.1, whole genome shotgun sequence DNA:
- the Skor1 gene encoding SKI family transcriptional corepressor 1 isoform X3, whose product MALLCGLGSGGMEALTTQLGPGREGSSSPNSKQELQPYSGSSALKPNQVGETSLYGVPIVSLVIDGQERLCLAQISNTLLKNYSYNEIHNRRVALGITCVQCTPVQLEILRRAGAMPISSRRCGMITKREAERLCKSFLGEHKPPKLPENFAFDVVHECAWGSRGSFIPARYNSSRAKCIKCGYCSMYFSPNKFIFHSHRTPDAKYTQPDAANFNSWRRHLKLSDKSATDELSHAWEDVKAMFNGGTRKRTFSLQGGGGGGANSGSGGAGKGGAGGGGGGGPGCGAEMAPGPPPHKSLRCGEDDVAGPPGPPPPHPQRALGLAAAASGPAGPGGPGGSAGVRSYPVIPVPSKGFGLLQKLPPPLFPHPYGFPTAFGLCPKKDDPVLVTGEPKGGPGTGSGGGAGTAAGAGGPGASHLPPGAGPGPGGGTMFWGHQPSGAAKDAAAVAAAAAAATVYPTFPMFWPAAGSLPVPPYPAAQSQAKAVAAAVAAAAAAAAAAAGGGGPESLDGAEPAKEGSLGTEERCPSALSRGPLDEDGADEALPPTLAPLPPPPPPPARKSSYVSAFRPVVKDAESIAKLYGSAREAYGSGPARGPVPGTGTGGGYVSPDFLSEGSSSYHSASPDVDTADEPEVDVESNRFPDEEGTQDDTEPSAPSTGGGPDGDQSAGPPSVTSSGADGPTDSPNGDSPRPRRRLGPPPAGRSAFGDLVADEVGRRTERSPPSGGYELREPGGPLGGPAAAKVYAPERDEHVKSAAAAAAALGPAASYLCTPEAHEPDKEDNHSTADDLETRKSFSDQRSVSQPSPANTDRGEDGLTLDVTGTQLVEKDIENLAREELQKLLLEQMELRKKLEREFQSLKDNFQDQMKRELAYREEMVQQLQIVRDTLCNELDQERKARYAIQQKLKAHDALHHFSCKMLTPRHCTGNCSFKPPLLP is encoded by the exons ATGGCattgctgtgtggccttgg gaGCGGCGGCATGGAGGCTCTCACCACTCAGCTGGGGCCGGGGCGCGAGGGCAGCTCCTCTCCCAACTCCAAGCAAGAGTTGCAGCCCTATTCGGGATCCAGCGCTCTTAAACCCAACCAGGTGGGCGAGACGTCGCTGTACGGGGTGCCTATCGTGTCGCTGGTCATTGATGGGCAGGAGCGCCTGTGCCTAGCCCAGATCTCCAACACCCTGCTCAAAAACTACAGCTACAATGAGATCCACAACCGCCGCGTGGCCCTGGGCATCACGTGCGTGCAGTGTACGCCGGTGCAGCTGGAGATCCTGCGTCGGGCCGGGGCCATGCCCATCTCTTCTCGCCGTTGCGGCATGATCACCAAACGAGAGGCCGAACGCCTGTGCAAATCATTCCTGGGTGAACACAAGCCACCCAAACTGCCCGAGAACTTCGCCTTTGACGTGGTGCACGAGTGCGCGTGGGGTTCTCGGGGCAGCTTCATTCCTGCCCGTTACAACAGCTCTCGGGCCAAGTGCATCAAGTGCGGTTACTGCAGCATGTATTTCTCACCCAACAAGTTCATCTTCCATTCGCACCGCACACCCGACGCCAAGTACACTCAGCCCGACGCCGCCAACTTCAACTCGTGGCGTCGGCACCTCAAACTCAGTGACAAGTCGGCCACCGACGAACTGAGCCACGCTTGGGAGGACGTCAAGGCTATGTTTAATGGCGGAACGCGCAAGCGGACCTTCTCGCTGCAAGGAGGCGGCGGAGGCGGCGCTAACAGCGGGTCTGGCGGTGCAGGGAAGGGCGGCGCTGgaggcggtggcggtggcggtccGGGGTGCGGGGCAGAGATGGCCCCAGGCCCACCGCCTCACAAAAGTCTGCGCTGCGGTGAAGACGACGTGGCTGGGCCTCCGGGACCACCTCCACCGCATCCGCAGCGTGCACTAGGCCTGGCGGCCGCAGCTAGTGGCCCTGCAGGACCCGGAGGGCCTGGGGGCAGCGCGGGAGTTCGCAGCTACCCGGTGATTCCAGTGCCCAGCAAAGGCTTTGGCCTCTTGCAGAAGCTGCCCCCGCCTCTTTTCCCCCATCCTTACGGTTTCCCCACAGCTTTCGGCCTATGTCCCAAAAAGGACGACCCAGTGTTGGTCACCGGAGAACCCAAAGGCGGCCCCGGCACCGGGAGCGGTGGGGGCGCCGGCACCGCCGCGGGTGCCGGTGGCCCGGGGGCTAGCCACTTGCCCCCGGGAGCAGGGCCCGGCCCTGGAGGCGGCACTATGTTCTGGGGACATCAACCTTCGGGAGCAGCCAAGGACGCAGCGGCGGTAGCTGCAGCAGCGGCCGCCGCCACTGTGTACCCGACGTTTCCCATGTTCTGGCCAGCTGCCGGCAGCCTCCCGGTGCCGCCTTACCCGGCTGCACAGAGCCAAGCCAAGGCCGTAGCGGCCgcggtggctgctgctgctgctgccgcggcggcggcggctggcggtggcGGCCCGGAGTCTTTGGACGGGGCCGAGCCAGCCAAGGAGGGCAGCCTGGGTACGGAGGAGCGCTGTCCGAGCGCTCTATCCCGCGGGCCCCTGGATGAGGACGGCGCGGACGAGGCGCTGCCTCCCACCCTGgctcccctgccccctccaccaCCGCCACCTGCCCGCAAAAGCTCCTACGTGTCAGCCTTCCGACCCGTGGTCAAGGACGCGGAGAGCATCGCTAAGCTCTATGGCAGCGCGCGGGAGGCCTATGGCTCGGGGCCTGCTCGTGGGCCAGTACCCGGCACAGGGACCGGAGGAGGCTACGTGAGCCCGGACTTTCTGAGCGAGGGCAGCTCGAGCTACCATTCTGCCTCGCCCGACGTGGACACCGCGGACGAACCCGAGGTGGACGTAGAGTCCAACCGCTTCCCCGACGAGGAGGGCACCCAGGACGACACCGAGCCCAGCGCACCCAGCACGGGAGGTGGCCCAGACGGTGACCAGTCCGCTGGGCCCCCATCTGTCACATCCTCAGGCGCAGACGGTCCCACGGACTCTCCTAATGGCGATAGCCCTCGCCCACGCCGCCGCCTCGGGCCACCGCCCGCTGGCAGATCCGCATTCGGGGACCTGGTGGCCGATGAGGTGGGGCGGAGAACTGAGAGGAGCCCGCCCAGCGGCGGCTATGAGCTGCGAGAGCCTGGCGGGCCCCTGGGAGGCCCCGCGGCGGCCAAG GTGTATGCGCCTGAGAGGGACGAACACGTGAAGagtgcggcggcggcggcggcggcgctggGGCCCGCAGCCTCGTACCTCTGCACCCCGGAGGCCCACG AGCCAGATAAGGAAGACAATCACTCGACCGCTGACGACTTGGAAACTAGGAAATCCTTTTCAGACCAAAGGAGTGTCTCCCAGCCAAGCCCTGCAAATACAGATCGAG GTGAAGATGGGCTCACGTTGGATGTCACAGGAACTCAGCTGGTGGAGAAAGACATTGAAAACCTGGCCAGAG AAGAATTGCAGAAATTGCTTCTGGAGCAAATGGAGCTTCGCAAGAAGCTGGAGCGGGAATTCCAGAGTCTCAAAG ATAATTTTCAGGATCAAATGAAGAGGGAATTGGCTTATCGGGAAGAAATGGTACAACAGCTGCAAATTGTCAGAG ATACCTTGTGTAACGAACTGGACCAGGAGAGGAAGGCTCGCTATGCCATCCAGCAGAAATTAAAAG CTCACGACGCCCTCCACCACTTCTCCTGCAAGATGCTGACACCCCGGCACTGCACCGGCAACTGCTCCTTCAAGCCCCCGCTGTTGCCCTAG
- the Skor1 gene encoding SKI family transcriptional corepressor 1 isoform X4 yields MEALTTQLGPGREGSSSPNSKQELQPYSGSSALKPNQVGETSLYGVPIVSLVIDGQERLCLAQISNTLLKNYSYNEIHNRRVALGITCVQCTPVQLEILRRAGAMPISSRRCGMITKREAERLCKSFLGEHKPPKLPENFAFDVVHECAWGSRGSFIPARYNSSRAKCIKCGYCSMYFSPNKFIFHSHRTPDAKYTQPDAANFNSWRRHLKLSDKSATDELSHAWEDVKAMFNGGTRKRTFSLQGGGGGGANSGSGGAGKGGAGGGGGGGPGCGAEMAPGPPPHKSLRCGEDDVAGPPGPPPPHPQRALGLAAAASGPAGPGGPGGSAGVRSYPVIPVPSKGFGLLQKLPPPLFPHPYGFPTAFGLCPKKDDPVLVTGEPKGGPGTGSGGGAGTAAGAGGPGASHLPPGAGPGPGGGTMFWGHQPSGAAKDAAAVAAAAAAATVYPTFPMFWPAAGSLPVPPYPAAQSQAKAVAAAVAAAAAAAAAAAGGGGPESLDGAEPAKEGSLGTEERCPSALSRGPLDEDGADEALPPTLAPLPPPPPPPARKSSYVSAFRPVVKDAESIAKLYGSAREAYGSGPARGPVPGTGTGGGYVSPDFLSEGSSSYHSASPDVDTADEPEVDVESNRFPDEEGTQDDTEPSAPSTGGGPDGDQSAGPPSVTSSGADGPTDSPNGDSPRPRRRLGPPPAGRSAFGDLVADEVGRRTERSPPSGGYELREPGGPLGGPAAAKVYAPERDEHVKSAAAAAAALGPAASYLCTPEAHEPDKEDNHSTADDLETRKSFSDQRSVSQPSPANTDRGEDGLTLDVTGTQLVEKDIENLAREELQKLLLEQMELRKKLEREFQSLKDNFQDQMKRELAYREEMVQQLQIVRDTLCNELDQERKARYAIQQKLKEAHDALHHFSCKMLTPRHCTGNCSFKPPLLP; encoded by the exons ATGGAGGCTCTCACCACTCAGCTGGGGCCGGGGCGCGAGGGCAGCTCCTCTCCCAACTCCAAGCAAGAGTTGCAGCCCTATTCGGGATCCAGCGCTCTTAAACCCAACCAGGTGGGCGAGACGTCGCTGTACGGGGTGCCTATCGTGTCGCTGGTCATTGATGGGCAGGAGCGCCTGTGCCTAGCCCAGATCTCCAACACCCTGCTCAAAAACTACAGCTACAATGAGATCCACAACCGCCGCGTGGCCCTGGGCATCACGTGCGTGCAGTGTACGCCGGTGCAGCTGGAGATCCTGCGTCGGGCCGGGGCCATGCCCATCTCTTCTCGCCGTTGCGGCATGATCACCAAACGAGAGGCCGAACGCCTGTGCAAATCATTCCTGGGTGAACACAAGCCACCCAAACTGCCCGAGAACTTCGCCTTTGACGTGGTGCACGAGTGCGCGTGGGGTTCTCGGGGCAGCTTCATTCCTGCCCGTTACAACAGCTCTCGGGCCAAGTGCATCAAGTGCGGTTACTGCAGCATGTATTTCTCACCCAACAAGTTCATCTTCCATTCGCACCGCACACCCGACGCCAAGTACACTCAGCCCGACGCCGCCAACTTCAACTCGTGGCGTCGGCACCTCAAACTCAGTGACAAGTCGGCCACCGACGAACTGAGCCACGCTTGGGAGGACGTCAAGGCTATGTTTAATGGCGGAACGCGCAAGCGGACCTTCTCGCTGCAAGGAGGCGGCGGAGGCGGCGCTAACAGCGGGTCTGGCGGTGCAGGGAAGGGCGGCGCTGgaggcggtggcggtggcggtccGGGGTGCGGGGCAGAGATGGCCCCAGGCCCACCGCCTCACAAAAGTCTGCGCTGCGGTGAAGACGACGTGGCTGGGCCTCCGGGACCACCTCCACCGCATCCGCAGCGTGCACTAGGCCTGGCGGCCGCAGCTAGTGGCCCTGCAGGACCCGGAGGGCCTGGGGGCAGCGCGGGAGTTCGCAGCTACCCGGTGATTCCAGTGCCCAGCAAAGGCTTTGGCCTCTTGCAGAAGCTGCCCCCGCCTCTTTTCCCCCATCCTTACGGTTTCCCCACAGCTTTCGGCCTATGTCCCAAAAAGGACGACCCAGTGTTGGTCACCGGAGAACCCAAAGGCGGCCCCGGCACCGGGAGCGGTGGGGGCGCCGGCACCGCCGCGGGTGCCGGTGGCCCGGGGGCTAGCCACTTGCCCCCGGGAGCAGGGCCCGGCCCTGGAGGCGGCACTATGTTCTGGGGACATCAACCTTCGGGAGCAGCCAAGGACGCAGCGGCGGTAGCTGCAGCAGCGGCCGCCGCCACTGTGTACCCGACGTTTCCCATGTTCTGGCCAGCTGCCGGCAGCCTCCCGGTGCCGCCTTACCCGGCTGCACAGAGCCAAGCCAAGGCCGTAGCGGCCgcggtggctgctgctgctgctgccgcggcggcggcggctggcggtggcGGCCCGGAGTCTTTGGACGGGGCCGAGCCAGCCAAGGAGGGCAGCCTGGGTACGGAGGAGCGCTGTCCGAGCGCTCTATCCCGCGGGCCCCTGGATGAGGACGGCGCGGACGAGGCGCTGCCTCCCACCCTGgctcccctgccccctccaccaCCGCCACCTGCCCGCAAAAGCTCCTACGTGTCAGCCTTCCGACCCGTGGTCAAGGACGCGGAGAGCATCGCTAAGCTCTATGGCAGCGCGCGGGAGGCCTATGGCTCGGGGCCTGCTCGTGGGCCAGTACCCGGCACAGGGACCGGAGGAGGCTACGTGAGCCCGGACTTTCTGAGCGAGGGCAGCTCGAGCTACCATTCTGCCTCGCCCGACGTGGACACCGCGGACGAACCCGAGGTGGACGTAGAGTCCAACCGCTTCCCCGACGAGGAGGGCACCCAGGACGACACCGAGCCCAGCGCACCCAGCACGGGAGGTGGCCCAGACGGTGACCAGTCCGCTGGGCCCCCATCTGTCACATCCTCAGGCGCAGACGGTCCCACGGACTCTCCTAATGGCGATAGCCCTCGCCCACGCCGCCGCCTCGGGCCACCGCCCGCTGGCAGATCCGCATTCGGGGACCTGGTGGCCGATGAGGTGGGGCGGAGAACTGAGAGGAGCCCGCCCAGCGGCGGCTATGAGCTGCGAGAGCCTGGCGGGCCCCTGGGAGGCCCCGCGGCGGCCAAG GTGTATGCGCCTGAGAGGGACGAACACGTGAAGagtgcggcggcggcggcggcggcgctggGGCCCGCAGCCTCGTACCTCTGCACCCCGGAGGCCCACG AGCCAGATAAGGAAGACAATCACTCGACCGCTGACGACTTGGAAACTAGGAAATCCTTTTCAGACCAAAGGAGTGTCTCCCAGCCAAGCCCTGCAAATACAGATCGAG GTGAAGATGGGCTCACGTTGGATGTCACAGGAACTCAGCTGGTGGAGAAAGACATTGAAAACCTGGCCAGAG AAGAATTGCAGAAATTGCTTCTGGAGCAAATGGAGCTTCGCAAGAAGCTGGAGCGGGAATTCCAGAGTCTCAAAG ATAATTTTCAGGATCAAATGAAGAGGGAATTGGCTTATCGGGAAGAAATGGTACAACAGCTGCAAATTGTCAGAG ATACCTTGTGTAACGAACTGGACCAGGAGAGGAAGGCTCGCTATGCCATCCAGCAGAAATTAAAAG AAGCTCACGACGCCCTCCACCACTTCTCCTGCAAGATGCTGACACCCCGGCACTGCACCGGCAACTGCTCCTTCAAGCCCCCGCTGTTGCCCTAG
- the Skor1 gene encoding SKI family transcriptional corepressor 1 isoform X2 has product MALLCGLGSGGMEALTTQLGPGREGSSSPNSKQELQPYSGSSALKPNQVGETSLYGVPIVSLVIDGQERLCLAQISNTLLKNYSYNEIHNRRVALGITCVQCTPVQLEILRRAGAMPISSRRCGMITKREAERLCKSFLGEHKPPKLPENFAFDVVHECAWGSRGSFIPARYNSSRAKCIKCGYCSMYFSPNKFIFHSHRTPDAKYTQPDAANFNSWRRHLKLSDKSATDELSHAWEDVKAMFNGGTRKRTFSLQGGGGGGANSGSGGAGKGGAGGGGGGGPGCGAEMAPGPPPHKSLRCGEDDVAGPPGPPPPHPQRALGLAAAASGPAGPGGPGGSAGVRSYPVIPVPSKGFGLLQKLPPPLFPHPYGFPTAFGLCPKKDDPVLVTGEPKGGPGTGSGGGAGTAAGAGGPGASHLPPGAGPGPGGGTMFWGHQPSGAAKDAAAVAAAAAAATVYPTFPMFWPAAGSLPVPPYPAAQSQAKAVAAAVAAAAAAAAAAAGGGGPESLDGAEPAKEGSLGTEERCPSALSRGPLDEDGADEALPPTLAPLPPPPPPPARKSSYVSAFRPVVKDAESIAKLYGSAREAYGSGPARGPVPGTGTGGGYVSPDFLSEGSSSYHSASPDVDTADEPEVDVESNRFPDEEGTQDDTEPSAPSTGGGPDGDQSAGPPSVTSSGADGPTDSPNGDSPRPRRRLGPPPAGRSAFGDLVADEVGRRTERSPPSGGYELREPGGPLGGPAAAKVYAPERDEHVKSAAAAAAALGPAASYLCTPEAHEPDKEDNHSTADDLETRKSFSDQRSVSQPSPANTDRGEDGLTLDVTGTQLVEKDIENLAREELQKLLLEQMELRKKLEREFQSLKDNFQDQMKRELAYREEMVQQLQIVRDTLCNELDQERKARYAIQQKLKEAHDALHHFSCKMLTPRHCTGNCSFKPPLLP; this is encoded by the exons ATGGCattgctgtgtggccttgg gaGCGGCGGCATGGAGGCTCTCACCACTCAGCTGGGGCCGGGGCGCGAGGGCAGCTCCTCTCCCAACTCCAAGCAAGAGTTGCAGCCCTATTCGGGATCCAGCGCTCTTAAACCCAACCAGGTGGGCGAGACGTCGCTGTACGGGGTGCCTATCGTGTCGCTGGTCATTGATGGGCAGGAGCGCCTGTGCCTAGCCCAGATCTCCAACACCCTGCTCAAAAACTACAGCTACAATGAGATCCACAACCGCCGCGTGGCCCTGGGCATCACGTGCGTGCAGTGTACGCCGGTGCAGCTGGAGATCCTGCGTCGGGCCGGGGCCATGCCCATCTCTTCTCGCCGTTGCGGCATGATCACCAAACGAGAGGCCGAACGCCTGTGCAAATCATTCCTGGGTGAACACAAGCCACCCAAACTGCCCGAGAACTTCGCCTTTGACGTGGTGCACGAGTGCGCGTGGGGTTCTCGGGGCAGCTTCATTCCTGCCCGTTACAACAGCTCTCGGGCCAAGTGCATCAAGTGCGGTTACTGCAGCATGTATTTCTCACCCAACAAGTTCATCTTCCATTCGCACCGCACACCCGACGCCAAGTACACTCAGCCCGACGCCGCCAACTTCAACTCGTGGCGTCGGCACCTCAAACTCAGTGACAAGTCGGCCACCGACGAACTGAGCCACGCTTGGGAGGACGTCAAGGCTATGTTTAATGGCGGAACGCGCAAGCGGACCTTCTCGCTGCAAGGAGGCGGCGGAGGCGGCGCTAACAGCGGGTCTGGCGGTGCAGGGAAGGGCGGCGCTGgaggcggtggcggtggcggtccGGGGTGCGGGGCAGAGATGGCCCCAGGCCCACCGCCTCACAAAAGTCTGCGCTGCGGTGAAGACGACGTGGCTGGGCCTCCGGGACCACCTCCACCGCATCCGCAGCGTGCACTAGGCCTGGCGGCCGCAGCTAGTGGCCCTGCAGGACCCGGAGGGCCTGGGGGCAGCGCGGGAGTTCGCAGCTACCCGGTGATTCCAGTGCCCAGCAAAGGCTTTGGCCTCTTGCAGAAGCTGCCCCCGCCTCTTTTCCCCCATCCTTACGGTTTCCCCACAGCTTTCGGCCTATGTCCCAAAAAGGACGACCCAGTGTTGGTCACCGGAGAACCCAAAGGCGGCCCCGGCACCGGGAGCGGTGGGGGCGCCGGCACCGCCGCGGGTGCCGGTGGCCCGGGGGCTAGCCACTTGCCCCCGGGAGCAGGGCCCGGCCCTGGAGGCGGCACTATGTTCTGGGGACATCAACCTTCGGGAGCAGCCAAGGACGCAGCGGCGGTAGCTGCAGCAGCGGCCGCCGCCACTGTGTACCCGACGTTTCCCATGTTCTGGCCAGCTGCCGGCAGCCTCCCGGTGCCGCCTTACCCGGCTGCACAGAGCCAAGCCAAGGCCGTAGCGGCCgcggtggctgctgctgctgctgccgcggcggcggcggctggcggtggcGGCCCGGAGTCTTTGGACGGGGCCGAGCCAGCCAAGGAGGGCAGCCTGGGTACGGAGGAGCGCTGTCCGAGCGCTCTATCCCGCGGGCCCCTGGATGAGGACGGCGCGGACGAGGCGCTGCCTCCCACCCTGgctcccctgccccctccaccaCCGCCACCTGCCCGCAAAAGCTCCTACGTGTCAGCCTTCCGACCCGTGGTCAAGGACGCGGAGAGCATCGCTAAGCTCTATGGCAGCGCGCGGGAGGCCTATGGCTCGGGGCCTGCTCGTGGGCCAGTACCCGGCACAGGGACCGGAGGAGGCTACGTGAGCCCGGACTTTCTGAGCGAGGGCAGCTCGAGCTACCATTCTGCCTCGCCCGACGTGGACACCGCGGACGAACCCGAGGTGGACGTAGAGTCCAACCGCTTCCCCGACGAGGAGGGCACCCAGGACGACACCGAGCCCAGCGCACCCAGCACGGGAGGTGGCCCAGACGGTGACCAGTCCGCTGGGCCCCCATCTGTCACATCCTCAGGCGCAGACGGTCCCACGGACTCTCCTAATGGCGATAGCCCTCGCCCACGCCGCCGCCTCGGGCCACCGCCCGCTGGCAGATCCGCATTCGGGGACCTGGTGGCCGATGAGGTGGGGCGGAGAACTGAGAGGAGCCCGCCCAGCGGCGGCTATGAGCTGCGAGAGCCTGGCGGGCCCCTGGGAGGCCCCGCGGCGGCCAAG GTGTATGCGCCTGAGAGGGACGAACACGTGAAGagtgcggcggcggcggcggcggcgctggGGCCCGCAGCCTCGTACCTCTGCACCCCGGAGGCCCACG AGCCAGATAAGGAAGACAATCACTCGACCGCTGACGACTTGGAAACTAGGAAATCCTTTTCAGACCAAAGGAGTGTCTCCCAGCCAAGCCCTGCAAATACAGATCGAG GTGAAGATGGGCTCACGTTGGATGTCACAGGAACTCAGCTGGTGGAGAAAGACATTGAAAACCTGGCCAGAG AAGAATTGCAGAAATTGCTTCTGGAGCAAATGGAGCTTCGCAAGAAGCTGGAGCGGGAATTCCAGAGTCTCAAAG ATAATTTTCAGGATCAAATGAAGAGGGAATTGGCTTATCGGGAAGAAATGGTACAACAGCTGCAAATTGTCAGAG ATACCTTGTGTAACGAACTGGACCAGGAGAGGAAGGCTCGCTATGCCATCCAGCAGAAATTAAAAG AAGCTCACGACGCCCTCCACCACTTCTCCTGCAAGATGCTGACACCCCGGCACTGCACCGGCAACTGCTCCTTCAAGCCCCCGCTGTTGCCCTAG